One stretch of Sardina pilchardus chromosome 17, fSarPil1.1, whole genome shotgun sequence DNA includes these proteins:
- the mrps33 gene encoding 28S ribosomal protein S33, mitochondrial, with protein sequence MAGLSNYAVRMARLSARIFGDVVRPTDSKSMKVVELFKEPPMAQKKETYDWYPQHRIYYAMTQKLRYMGLFRDEHEDFKEEMRRLRKLRGKGKPKKGEGKRATKKK encoded by the exons ATGGCTGGGCTTTCCAATTATGCTGTGCGTATGGCGCGTCTCAGCGCGCGGATATTTGGGGACGTTGTGCGTCCCACTGATTCCAAGTCCATGAAGGTAGTGGAGCTGTTCAAGGAACCGCCTATGGCCCAGAAAAAAGAGACGTACGACTGGTATCCTCAACACAGAATCTACTATGCCATGACCCAGAAGCTGAGATACATGGGATTGTTCAG AGATGAGCATGAGGACTTCAAAGAAGAGATGCGGCGGCTCAGGAAGCTACGAGGAAAAGGGAAACCTAAAAAGGGAGAAGGCAAAAGAGCCACAAAGAAGAAATAA